The following nucleotide sequence is from Azoarcus sp. CIB.
CACGGGACCTGCTTCATAGTTCAACCCTCTTGAAAACGTAAACCGTTTCTGCCAGCCAAAGTGCCCGAGATTCCGCCGGCTGGCAACCAAACGAATGTAATCGCCCTCTTGGCCGCGCCAGACGAATCCGACATGGTTTTGGAGGTTCTTACTGTCGCACCGAGCTTGCCCGTCTTTTTAATCAACTCTCCCCGACCGGGCCACGCTGCGCGTCGGACTGGTGCAAAAAGCAAGAATTGAGCCCGGCGTCTATTACGATCGGCGTACCCCATGGCAGCCGATCGACAGGCTCTAGCTGCCGGGCGAATGTAACTGATTGTATTGCGCGTGAGAATGCATTCCCGAAAGCGGGAATTGCGTCTGCGTGGCGATACCGGCCGGCTTTAGCCGACCGGGCCCGTCGGATGGCAGCCCATCACTTACCTCTACAAAGACTGGGCAAGGCTCCGTTCATCCGAGGCAGGGCGGCGTCAATGGCCAGGAGCGGCGGATACGGGGCGCTCTGCGGCGCGTGCGTCGGAGCGCCATTCCCAGATGGTCGATTCGGCTCGCACACGGAATGGGTCATCTGCCGGGGCGCGATGCAGATAGGTCTGCATCGCGCCCATGGCTCCGGGCCGGTCGCCCAGCGCGTCGAGCGTCAAGGCGAGCCCGAAATAAGCATTGATCTGGTCGCGTCGCAGCTCGATTGCCGACTCGAAGAAGTCGCGTGCGTGTTTCCATTGTTCGAGCCCGATCAGTGCGAATCCCATGTTGACGTGCGCTTCCGGAATCTTGGGCGCGAGCGCCAGGACTTGGTGAAAGGCCGTCAGGGCGTATTCGTACTGGTGCATGCGGAGCATCGCCACGCCCTGTTCGAAACGTGTCTGGACCTCTTTCAGTGTTGCAGCGTCGGCCGTCGGATTGCGCAGCTCGAGGGGTGCTATGTCCGCAAAGGCAAGGCGCTTCGGGGGCTGCAGGTCGCCACGCG
It contains:
- a CDS encoding tetratricopeptide repeat protein, which translates into the protein MQITHGHDAPAQPQPASRDVRSRALVITVLATLALGGLLALDSPRGDLQPPKRLAFADIAPLELRNPTADAATLKEVQTRFEQGVAMLRMHQYEYALTAFHQVLALAPKIPEAHVNMGFALIGLEQWKHARDFFESAIELRRDQINAYFGLALTLDALGDRPGAMGAMQTYLHRAPADDPFRVRAESTIWEWRSDARAAERPVSAAPGH